A DNA window from Mya arenaria isolate MELC-2E11 chromosome 17, ASM2691426v1 contains the following coding sequences:
- the LOC128223380 gene encoding uncharacterized protein LOC128223380: protein MLKAYREKLECQCEKYVGVLEDSEGETVEQILNEDYTICDKATECSMVLENYLDEMEFARKRGSKETATREEQVSTITHQMQSFMIEQSTHQQEFVERQSQQQIEFLEKQVREQHEVLDKLSKSKSPSMSVKLPKLELKCFIVDKLKWSEFWDAFECTVHINEKLSDVEKFSYLQTKIVGEAKAAISGLSLCNKNYRIAVNLLQERFGKKQEIIDIHYHKLMNIVPPYCKTESLRLFLDTVEKHMRSLEVLGENIDQNMFVSMVKSKIPKDVLLHLEVQKGSGNEWSAKTLRQRLRDYIIAREHAEQSNQQEPANKMKQKIDFQSGNNFEIKSARPTKMFGQKPVSAGKHISAESLISVDSKNSVYANKCRYCTNSHWSDECTKYKTIPERKRLLKGACYKCLKVGHKTDKCKARKLCVHCGEKDVHHRSLCPAKFSVHIPTRRAESANVSEELVSENNDVHHENVLVSSGEVVLMQTARTEAKCPTSKNSRQIRLLLDSGSQRTYVTERLAEQLDLVRGEMQEIKLVTFGSNKAKVIKTPTTKLSLKLTNGKYLSITANIVPDITGTIERKAVHLSHSENIQHILSSVDLADTIPTTNEYSTINLLVGNDYYLDVVLPQRIEIQPGLYLLSSKFGWLLTGRINEPCEEEAEKNDIGMLILTYGTDAYRITNSNVFSSVDSDVPKKPDLEDFWAIESIGILDDPRQNDDETAMAKFKETIQFKDSRYQVTWPWKEENPDLPVNRGLALGRLKSTASRMQGRPELLKQYDSVIQDQLSKGVIEKVSGNSTNTVKHYLPHNAVVTPQKSTTKLRLVNDASAKTCDKNKSLNECLYRGPVMLHDLCGILMRFRTHNIAIVADIEKAFLQVGLQPDQRDATRFIWLKDCENPSTGGDNLQEYRFCRVPFGIISSPFILGATIECHLDKYDNDIANKLKNDIYVDNVITGTHTESEGVELYTSSKAMFHDAAMNLREWSTNSNFVNSVIPDTDKAKSECIKVLGHTWNTKNDTLTLKESPVLNDTANPTKRKVLRQLASVYDPLGFFTPVLLRGKVLMQSLWSKHLDWDDNLPSDDVILWDTIRQELAKIPNVAIPRCIAQVGCEKSSYKLFCFCDASAKAYAVAIYLHQTGVNESRCDLIFAKSRLAPTKQMSIPRLELMAVVIGVRCIKFVKDNLNLPVDHIHLWTDSQCVLHWITSENVSSVFVANRVKEIKRQSSISFHHIPSSENPADIATRGASVHQLKELTLWWHGPEWLTQQGYNWQIEPSSEKDLDEDLIRKSEEDKKLHKKQSAEHVLEGAENSDKKLKGASPDGAYTQTELPPFEIESEKYSSATKLVRVTAFALRFISKQVN from the coding sequence ATGCTAAAAGCATATCGCGAAAAGTTAGAATGCCAATGTGAAAAATATGTTGGAGTATTAGAAGACTCTGAAGGAGAAACAGTAGAACAAATATTGAACGAGGACTATACTATCTGTGATAAAGCAACTGAATGTTCTATGGTATTGGAGAATTATCTGGATGAAATGGAATTTGCAAGGAAACGTGGTTCCAAGGAAACGGCGACCCGTGAAGAACAGGTTAGTACCATTACACATCAAATGCAATCTTTTATGATCGAACAGAGTACACATCAGCAAGAATTTGTAGAACGGCAAAGTCAACAGCAAATAGAGTTCTTAGAAAAACAAGTTCGAGAACAACACGAGGTTTTAGACAAACTTTCTAAATCAAAGTCGCCATCAATGTCAGTTAAATTGCCAAAATTGGAACTTAAGTGTTTCATTGTTGATAAATTAAAGTGGTCAGAATTCTGGGATGCCTTTGAGTGTACGGTTCACATAAATGAGAAACTGTCAGACGTTGAAAAATTCAGTTATCTCCAGACAAAGATAGTCGGTGAAGCAAAAGCAGCAATATCCGGATTGTCTCTCTGTAACAAAAATTACCGAATTGCCGTAAACCTGTTGCAAGAGAGATTCGGAAAGAAACAAGAAATCATAGATATTCATTATCACAAGCTGATGAATATTGTTCCGCCCTACTGCAAGACCGAGAGTTTGCGACTCTTTCTTGACACAGTTGAAAAACATATGCGGAGCCTAGAAGTATTAGGTGAAAACATTgatcaaaacatgtttgtttcaatggtTAAATCGAAAATTCCAAAGGACGTACTCTTGCACCTGGAGGTACAGAAAGGCTCAGGAAACGAATGGAGCGCTAAAACACTCCGACAGCGATTACGAGATTACATAATTGCTCGTGAACACGCTGAACAAAGCAACCAACAAGAGCCtgcaaacaaaatgaaacagaaaattGACTTTCAAAGTggcaacaattttgaaattaaaagcgCAAGGCCAACGAAAATGTTTGGTCAGAAGCCAGTCTCCGCTGGAAAGCACATCTCGGCGGAGTCCCTAATCTCTGTAGACAGCAAAAACAGTGTTTATGCAAACAAGTGCAGATACTGTACGAACTCTCATTGGAGTGATGAATGTACGAAATACAAAACGATTCCAGAAAGAAAACGCTTGCTGAAAGGTGCATGCTACAAGTGTCTGAAAGTTGGACACAAAACTGATAAGTGTAAGGCTAGAAAACTGTGTGTACATTGTGGTGAAAAGGATGTTCATCACAGAAGTCTTTGTCCCGCCAAATTTAGTGTACACATTCCCACAAGACGAGCAGAAAGTGCGAACGTTTCAGAAGAACTTGTGTCTGAAAATAATGATGTACATCACGAAAATGTTCTCGTGTCATCTGGTGAGGTTGTCCTCATGCAGACTGCAAGAACAGAGGCAAAATGTCCTACAAGTAAAAACAGCCGCCAGATTAGACTCCTTCTAGATTCGGGGTCACAAAGGACATATGTGACGGAGCGCCTGGCGGAGCAGCTTGACCTCGTTAGAGGAGAAATGCAAGAAATAAAACTAGTCACGTTTGGTAGTAATAAAGCAAAAGTGATCAAAACGCCGACTACCAAATTGAGTCTGAAGCTGACCAATGGGAAATATCTGAGCATAACTGCTAATATTGTGCCTGACATCACAGGGACAATAGAAAGGAAAGCTGTACATCTGTCTCACTCTGAGAACATACAGCACATCCTGAGCAGTGTTGACCTGGCGGACACCATTCCTACCACAAATGAATACTCTACCATAAACTTGTTGGTGGGAAACGACTACTACCTTGACGTTGTCCTGCCACAGAGGATAGAGATACAGCCTGGTTTGTACCTTCTAAGTTCCAAATTTGGTTGGTTACTTACCGGTCGTATCAATGAACCCTGTGAAGAGGAAGCTGAAAAGAATGACATTGGAATGCTCATACTTACCTATGGGACCGATGCTTATAGAATAACAAACTCAAATGTGTTCTCTTCAGTGGATAGTGATGTTCCAAAGAAGCCCGATCTCGAGGATTTCTGGGCAATTGAATCTATCGGGATACTTGACGACCCTAGACAAAATGATGACGAAACTGCCATGGCCAAATTCAAAGAGACTATACAGTTCAAAGACAGTCGTTATCAAGTTACCTGGCCATGGAAGGAAGAAAATCCCGATCTCCCTGTCAATCGCGGATTAGCTCTTGGTAGGCTAAAATCTACAGCATCGAGAATGCAAGGGAGACCAGAGCTACTGAAACAGTACGACTCCGTTATACAGGATCAGCTATCAAAAGGAGTTATTGAAAAGGTGAGTGGAAATAGTACCAACACTGTCAAACACTATCTTCCACACAATGCAGTAGTAACTCCTCAGAAGTCGACAACAAAATTGAGATTGGTAAATGATGCCTCCGCCAAGACGTGTGACAAAAATAAAAGCCTCAACGAATGCCTCTACAGGGGTCCAGTTATGTTGCATGACCTCTGCGGCATACTTATGAGATTCCGCACTCACAATATTGCTATTGTGGCGGATATTGAGAAAGCTTTCCTTCAAGTAGGACTTCAGCCAGATCAGCGAGATGCAACTAGATTCATTTGGCTAAAAGACTGTGAGAATCCCAGCACAGGAGGTGACAACTTGCAAGAATACCGTTTTTGTCGTGTTCCGTTTGGGATTATTTCAAGCCCTTTCATTCTTGGAGCTACAATAGAGTGTCACTTAGACAAATATGACAATGACATCGCAAACAAGCTTAAGAATGACATATACGTTGACAATGTCATAACAGGCACACATACAGAAAGTGAAGGGGTCGAGCTTTATACATCATCAAAAGCCATGTTCCATGACGCTGCCATGAATCTTCGAGAATGGTCAACAAATAGTAATTTTGTCAACAGTGTGATTCCCGATACAGACAAGGCCAAGTCTGAGTGTATCAAGGTTCTTGGCCACACGTGGAACACTAAAAATGACACTCTGACACTAAAAGAATCTCCAGTGTTAAATGACACTGCGAATCCAACCAAACGGAAGGTACTGAGACAGCTAGCGTCCGTTTACGATCCGCTGGGATTTTTCACCCCAGTGCTTTTGAGGGGGAAGGTGCTCATGCAAAGTCTTTGGAGCAAACATCTAGACTGGGACGACAACTTACCATCAGATGACGTCATACTTTGGGATACAATAAGACAGGAGTTGGCCAAAATTCCAAACGTTGCCATACCAAGGTGCATCGCTCAGGTTGGTTGTGAAAAATCGTCATACAAGCTATTTTGTTTCTGCGACGCATCAGCAAAGGCATATGCAGTTGCTATATACCTGCATCAAACAGGTGTCAATGAGTCAAGGTGTGACCTTATCTTCGCAAAGTCTCGACTTGCACCGACAAAACAGATGTCGATTCCCAGATTGGAGCTCATGGCGGTTGTAATTGGGGTCAGATGTATCAAGTTTGTGAAGGACAATTTGAATTTGCCAGTTGATCATATTCATCTTTGGACTGACTCCCAGTGCGTTCTTCACTGGATCACTTCAGAAAACGTGTCTTCTGTGTTCGTAGCAAACCGAGTGAAAGAAATCAAACGGCAGTCGTCAATCAGCTTTCATCACATACCTTCATCTGAAAACCCTGCAGATATCGCCACAAGAGGCGCATCTGTACATCAGTTGAAGGAGCTGACACTGTGGTGGCATGGACCAGAGTGGCTGACACAACAAGGTTATAACTGGCAGATAGAGCCGAGCTCTGAGAAAGACCTCGACGAAGACTTGATCAGAAAGTCTGAAGAAGACAAAAAGttgcataaaaaacaatcagCTGAACATGTTCTTGAAGGAGCAGAAAATTCAGATAAGAAGCTCAAAGGAGCATCTCCTGACGGAGCATATACACAAACGGAGTTACCCCCCTTTGAAATCGAAAGTGAAAAGTACTCGTCAGCTACAAAGTTAGTTCGAGTTACTGCTTTTGCACTTCGATTTATCAGCAAACAAGTCAACTGA